AAGGCCGGCTTCAGCGTCCAGGAACCAGGGCACTCCCTCCACCAGGGGGGCTGGGTCGCGTCCCGAGACGGCCACGGCGGGGCAGAAATCCCCCGCCAGCCTGACCATGCGTGCCAGCATGGGAAGCCCATCCAACACCACTGCAGCCTTGTCCCTGCCCAGGCGGCGGCTCTTGCCCCCGGCGAGCACCACGGCGACTCCCGGCGTCATGCCGCAGCCTTCGCAATCAGCCCCAGGGATGACTGTGGCTCGTGCCTGGCGCGCTACGCCTTCGGGAATATCATCTCCTGGGGTGGCGCTCATGGAGCTAGCCAGCCTCGGCGATGCGCTCATTGGCGTCAGTGAAGATGCTGAACCTGTTCTCCCGCGAGAAGCCGATCAGGCTCATGGAGCCCTTGCGCGCAATGTCCACGCCCGCCGTGGTCACGGCGGAGCGGCTGACCATCATGGCGTAGCCCGTGCGCACCGCCTTGCCCACCAGGGAGGCCGTGGCCCGGGCGGAGACGAAGAGCACCCGGCCAGCCAGGGCCTCGCCGCGCGACAGGGCCCAGCCCGCCATGCGATCCAGGCAGTTGTGGCGGCCGATATCCTCAACGTGGTGGATGAAGGTCCTGCTGGCGGGGTCGAACACTGCCGCTCTGTGGAAGCAGCCTGTGGCGTCCCAGCGTCCTGCCATCTCCATGAAGCGGGCGGCCCCCTCCAGAATGTCCTGGGGCGTGAGGGGGCCGGGCCAGGGCCTGGCCTGCGGCGGGGAGCCGGGCTTGATGCGCAGGCGGAAGCCCTCTTCGGACTCCTCGACGATCTCCGGGATGGTGCCAGCCTTGCAGACGTCGAGCAGGGCGTGCCCCAGGGCCAGATCGCGCAGGCGTCCGTCGGGGAAGGCCCAGAGGTTCTTCTGGAACCCGTCCTCGAAATTCAGGGTCAGGCGGATTTCAGTCGCGGCCTCGTCCTGGAAGTTGCGCCAGGTGCCGTCCTTGAACTGCCGGCACGGCAGGCGCGCAAGGTCGAAGGAGGTGTTGTTCATGTGACATTCTTGACATAGATGCATCCCTGCTGCAAGTATTGTTCAGCAAAGAACAAGGAGACGTAAATGAGAAAAGTCGCTGTTTTCCAGCTGATTGCCTGCATGATCCTCCTGAATTCCGCCTTCGCCCTGGCGCAGGACAAGGTGCTGATGATGGCGACGACCACCAGCACGGAGGACACCGGGCTCCTCCCCGTGCTGGCCGAGGCGTTCAAGAAGAAGACCGGCGTGGAGCTGCGCTGGGTGGCCGTGGGCACCGGCAAGGCCCTGGAGCACGGCAAGGCCTGCGACGTGGACGTGCTCATGGTCCATGCCCCCGAAGCCGAGAAGAAGTTCATGGACGATGGCGCGGGCCAGGACCGGACCCAGATCATGTACAACGACTTCGTGCTCGTGGGCCCCAAGGCCGACCCCATGAAGGTCAAGGGCAAGACCTCCGCCGAGGCGCTGAAGGCCATCGCCGAGGGCAAGGGCGTGTTCATCAGCCGCGGCGACAAGTCCGGCACGCACATGGCCGAGCTCAAGCTCTGGAAGAACGCCGGCATGGAGACCCCCGACAAGCAGGAGTGGTATGTCTCCCCCGGCCAGGGGATGCTCCAGGCCCTGCGCATGGCCTCCGAGAAGGGCGGCTACGCCCTGACCGACCGCGGCACCTGGATCAAGTTCGAGGCCAGCCCCGAAGGCAAGGGCATGGCCATCGTGGTCGAGGGCGACAAGGCCCTGCTCAACCAGTACAGCGTGATCACCCTCAACACGGCCGCCTGTCCCAAGGCGAAGCATGACCTGGCCAGGCAGTTCGCGGCGTGGATCGCCTCCCCCGAGGGCCAGAAGGTCATCGCGGACTTCAAGGTCATGGACAAGCAGCTGTTCTTCCCCAACGCCGGGAAGTAGATGGACTACCTGCTGGAGGGTCTCTCGCGGGCCGTGGACCTTCTGTCCACGGGGGACCCCGAGACGTTCTCGGCCGTGGCCGCCACGCTGGAGGCCACGGCCCTTTCCATGGGCATGGCCCTGGCTGTCGGGATGCCGGTGGGGTTCTGCCTGGGGTATTTCAACTTCCCGGGCAGGCGGCTGCTGCGCATGTGCTCGGACGCGCTCATGGCCTTCCCCACGGTGGTCATCGGCCTGCTGGTCTATGCCCTGCTGTCTCGCCGGGGTCCCCTGGGCGACCTGGATCTGCTCTTCACCATCCCGGGCATGGCCCTGGGCCTGACCCTGCTGGCCCTGCCCATGATCGCCAGCCTGACCGCCGCCGCCGTGGAGCAGCTGGACCCCAGGCTCCGCCTCACCCTGCTGACCCTGGGCGCGGACCGCCGCCAGCTGCTGCTGGGCATCCTCTGGGAGGCCCGCTTCGGCGTCGTGGCCGGGGCCGTGGCCACTTTCGGGCGCGTGGTTTCCGAGGTGGGTATCGCCATGATGGTGGGCGGCAACATCAAATGGCACACCCGTACCATCACCACGGCCATCGCCCTGGAGACGGGCAAGGGCGAGTTCGCCCAGGGGGTCGCTCTGGGCGCGGTGCTCATGGGCATCTCCCTGCTGGTCAACGCGGCCCTGGTAGTGCTCCGGCGAAGGAGCGGCGCATGAGCGGCCCCCTCGTATACGAGATTTCGGGCCTCGAGCACCGCTTCGGGGATCGTGTGGCCACCCGTTGCGAGCATCTGGCCGTGGAGCAAGGCGGCATCGTGGGTCTGCGCGGCCCGAACGGCGCGGGCAAGAGCACGCTTCTGGCCATTATGGCCTTCCTGCTGGCTCCATCAACAGGCGAGGTGCTGTTCATGGGGCGTCCCGGGCTCTGCGGGGACCCGGCCCTGCGCCGCCAGGCCGTGCTCATGCCCCAGGACCCGGCCCTGCTGCGCCGCCGGGTGGAGGACAACGTGCTCTACGGCCTGCGTGTCAGGGGCAGGGAAGATCCGGGCAGCCTGCGGCAGGCCCTTGAGCTGGTCGGGCTTGATCCCCAAACCTATCGCCGCCGCTGGTGGTGGGAGCTTTCCGGCGGGGAAGGCAGGCGCGTGGCCCTGGCGGCCCGCCTGGCGCTCAATCCCTTGGTGCTGCTCCTGGACGAGCCCACCGCAAGCCTGGACCCTCAGAGTTCGGAGCTGGTTCGCCGCGCGGTGCTCAGCGCCAGGGACAAGCGCGGGCTCACCTGCGTCGTGGTCAGCCACGACCCGCAGTGGCTTGAAAGCCTCTGCGACGTGATACACACTGTCGAGCCTTGGGCCGCGGAACCCCAGGCCGCGATCCCCTGAAAGCCAAAGGAGGCGCCCATGCGCGCTGTGAACGTTGTCGGATTCAAGGATACGGGCAAGACCACCCTCTGCGTGCGGCTCATCGCCGAGTTGTCCGCGCTGGGCGTGGAGGCCGCATCGCTCAAGTTCACGCATCAGGCCGGGCTGGACAAGCAGAACACGGACACGGCCAAGCTGCTCGCTGTCAGCCCCGCGGTGGGGGCCATCGGCGAGGGCGAGTCGGCCATGTTCTGGCGCGGCAAGCGCCACCTGGACCAGATGCTGCCCCTGCTGGGCCGCGACATGGTCGTGGTGGAAGGCGGCAAGGATCTGACCGTCATGCCCAGGGTGGTCATCGCGGCCAACGCGGCCCAGGCCCGCGACCTGGGCGCGGGCGCGGGCGGCCTGGCCATCGCGGTCTACGGGCCCGAGGGCGTGGACGGCGTACCCGCCGTGACGGACGTGGCCGCCCTGGCCAAACTGGTGAACGAGCACGCCTTCCTGCTGCCCGGGCTGGACTGCGGGGGCTGCGGCCAGGCCGACTGCCGTGAGCTGGCCGCCAGCATCGTGTCAGGGGCTGTCGGGGTCGCGGGATGCACTTCCCTGGGCGGCAGCCTGGAAATCACCGTGAACGGCGCACCCCTGGGCCTGAACCCGTTCGTGGGCCGCATGCTGCGCGCCGGGCTGGCCGGAATGCTCGGGGAGCTCAAGGGCGTCACGCCAGGCAAGGTCGTCATCACCATGGAGATGTAAGGGCGCGCGGAATCGGGCTTGTCCTTGTCATCCGATGGTTGAATGTGTAGTCCTCAGATGGGACTCCAACTTGCCTTCGCCAGGAGAGAACATGGACGTCGCCGAGAGCGCCCCGGTTCCCGATGATGACGCTGAGCTGCAAGACCAGCATCTCAAGCGCCTGGAGGTGGTAAATAGCCGCATTCAGGCCAAGCTCGGCAATTACAAGGCATACAATTTCACGCAGCTTCAAAGCGTTGCGCTGAATATCTTTTTCGACCTGGCGCAGGAGTTCACCTGCGTCGAGGACGTCTACGCCGTCTGTGTCATGATTCCCAAGGCCCTCTTCGGCTTGGAATGCACCCTCTACGTGGCCGACGGCCACAACGAGATCATCAGTTGCTGCTCCAGCTACTGCCCCAGGATAGAACAGAACGTCGAATTCACCGAGGAGATGGCCGTCACCAGCGGCCACCTGATGGTGCCCATCAAGGGCAACCGTGAGCTCATATCGCAGTTGCCGTTCACCCCGCGCGGGGACGTGATCGGCATGCTGCAACTCTTCCCCGGGGATACGCTCAACGAACACGACAAGCTCTTCTGGGGTCGGTACGCCAACCGCATCGGTTTTCAGCTGCACAACAGATTCATCAGCATGAAGAACAAGGAGCATGTGCAGTTCATCCGCAATCTGGTGAAAGACATCGGGCATAACGTGATAGTGCCCAATATGTACTTCAAGCTGTTCTACAAGCGGCTCGAAGCGCGCATCAATCTCGTGCGCCCGCTGCAGGAAAAATTCCTTCGACTGAAATCCATCTGTACGGTGGATGACGAAGCCACGATGCGCGAATGGTCAAAGATTGAGAATGATATTGAATATATATATAACACGATTCAAGAACAGTTCAAAGAAATCTACAGCCACTATCAGAACACGAGCCTGTTCCTGGAGACCTTGCTGAGGAGCAGCCACTTTGAGGAGGGCCGGTATGTTCTCGAAAAGCGCAAGTGCAACTTCAAGAGCCAGGTGATCGACCCGCAGGTGGAGCGCTTCAGGGCCCGGCTGGCGGAGCGCGGCATCGAGATCGACACCTCCATGGGCGGCGTGCCCGATCAGGAGATCGAGGTGGTGGCGGACCTGGGGCTCATCTCCCAGGTATTCTCGAACCTGTTCTCCAACGTGGTGAAGTACACCCGCGACGTGCTGGACGACTCCGGACGCAGGCGCAAATTCATGTCCTACGGCTGGTATGTGGCCAGGGATTATTTCGGAGCCGGCCGCGACGGCGTGAAGCTCAACGTGTTCAGCACCGGCCCGCGCATCCAGGCGGAGCAGCGCGCCGGCCTGTTCACCGAGGGCTACCGCGCCGAGAATTCCCAAGGGGAGTACGGCACCGGGCACGGGCTGTACTTCATCCGCGAGGTGGTGAAGCTCCACGGCGGGGATGTGGGCTACGAGCCTACCCCGCTGGGCAACAACTTCTACATCGTGCTGCCCTTCGTATCCCAGCCTAAGGAGGGCGAGCCCTCCGATTGAGGCGGCGACGGCGGGCGCGGCCGGATTCAGCGGTTCAGGCCCGCCTGTGGCCGTGCAGTTCCCGGCTTCCCGGGGGCGGAACCCGAAAAACAGTGCGTCCGGCAATGCGTGGACGATGATGCCGGTGCGGGCCTGATCCAGCTCCGCGCCCGTCAATCTTCCGTACTATGAGGCGAAGGACCGCCGACATGTCCGCCAGAGAGGTTTCGATTCATGTCCAGCAGTTATCTCGATGAGGTCTTGAAGCCTGACCAGCGCGTCAACGCCCTGTTCAACCTGCTGGGTGTGCGCCCTGTCCGCCTGGGGGCGGATGGCGCCGAGCTGGAGCTGCCCTTCAAGCCTGACCTGCTGCAGGGCGCGGGCGTTCTGGCGGGAGGAGTGATGGCGGCGCTGGCCGACGAGGCGATGGCCCATGTGGTTCTGGCCAACCTGGAGCCCGGGCTGCAGACGGCCACCATCGAGATGAGCGTGCGCTACTTCCGCCCCGTGCTGCGCAGCGGCCTGCGCGCGGCGGCATC
The window above is part of the Fundidesulfovibrio soli genome. Proteins encoded here:
- a CDS encoding sensor histidine kinase; this translates as MDVAESAPVPDDDAELQDQHLKRLEVVNSRIQAKLGNYKAYNFTQLQSVALNIFFDLAQEFTCVEDVYAVCVMIPKALFGLECTLYVADGHNEIISCCSSYCPRIEQNVEFTEEMAVTSGHLMVPIKGNRELISQLPFTPRGDVIGMLQLFPGDTLNEHDKLFWGRYANRIGFQLHNRFISMKNKEHVQFIRNLVKDIGHNVIVPNMYFKLFYKRLEARINLVRPLQEKFLRLKSICTVDDEATMREWSKIENDIEYIYNTIQEQFKEIYSHYQNTSLFLETLLRSSHFEEGRYVLEKRKCNFKSQVIDPQVERFRARLAERGIEIDTSMGGVPDQEIEVVADLGLISQVFSNLFSNVVKYTRDVLDDSGRRRKFMSYGWYVARDYFGAGRDGVKLNVFSTGPRIQAEQRAGLFTEGYRAENSQGEYGTGHGLYFIREVVKLHGGDVGYEPTPLGNNFYIVLPFVSQPKEGEPSD
- a CDS encoding ABC transporter permease, whose protein sequence is MDYLLEGLSRAVDLLSTGDPETFSAVAATLEATALSMGMALAVGMPVGFCLGYFNFPGRRLLRMCSDALMAFPTVVIGLLVYALLSRRGPLGDLDLLFTIPGMALGLTLLALPMIASLTAAAVEQLDPRLRLTLLTLGADRRQLLLGILWEARFGVVAGAVATFGRVVSEVGIAMMVGGNIKWHTRTITTAIALETGKGEFAQGVALGAVLMGISLLVNAALVVLRRRSGA
- a CDS encoding formate dehydrogenase accessory sulfurtransferase FdhD, with protein sequence MNNTSFDLARLPCRQFKDGTWRNFQDEAATEIRLTLNFEDGFQKNLWAFPDGRLRDLALGHALLDVCKAGTIPEIVEESEEGFRLRIKPGSPPQARPWPGPLTPQDILEGAARFMEMAGRWDATGCFHRAAVFDPASRTFIHHVEDIGRHNCLDRMAGWALSRGEALAGRVLFVSARATASLVGKAVRTGYAMMVSRSAVTTAGVDIARKGSMSLIGFSRENRFSIFTDANERIAEAG
- a CDS encoding ATP-binding cassette domain-containing protein, giving the protein MSGPLVYEISGLEHRFGDRVATRCEHLAVEQGGIVGLRGPNGAGKSTLLAIMAFLLAPSTGEVLFMGRPGLCGDPALRRQAVLMPQDPALLRRRVEDNVLYGLRVRGREDPGSLRQALELVGLDPQTYRRRWWWELSGGEGRRVALAARLALNPLVLLLDEPTASLDPQSSELVRRAVLSARDKRGLTCVVVSHDPQWLESLCDVIHTVEPWAAEPQAAIP
- a CDS encoding molybdopterin-guanine dinucleotide biosynthesis protein MobB yields the protein MRAVNVVGFKDTGKTTLCVRLIAELSALGVEAASLKFTHQAGLDKQNTDTAKLLAVSPAVGAIGEGESAMFWRGKRHLDQMLPLLGRDMVVVEGGKDLTVMPRVVIAANAAQARDLGAGAGGLAIAVYGPEGVDGVPAVTDVAALAKLVNEHAFLLPGLDCGGCGQADCRELAASIVSGAVGVAGCTSLGGSLEITVNGAPLGLNPFVGRMLRAGLAGMLGELKGVTPGKVVITMEM
- a CDS encoding substrate-binding domain-containing protein; translated protein: MRKVAVFQLIACMILLNSAFALAQDKVLMMATTTSTEDTGLLPVLAEAFKKKTGVELRWVAVGTGKALEHGKACDVDVLMVHAPEAEKKFMDDGAGQDRTQIMYNDFVLVGPKADPMKVKGKTSAEALKAIAEGKGVFISRGDKSGTHMAELKLWKNAGMETPDKQEWYVSPGQGMLQALRMASEKGGYALTDRGTWIKFEASPEGKGMAIVVEGDKALLNQYSVITLNTAACPKAKHDLARQFAAWIASPEGQKVIADFKVMDKQLFFPNAGK
- a CDS encoding PaaI family thioesterase; the protein is MSSSYLDEVLKPDQRVNALFNLLGVRPVRLGADGAELELPFKPDLLQGAGVLAGGVMAALADEAMAHVVLANLEPGLQTATIEMSVRYFRPVLRSGLRAAASLVNKGKKIISAEATVTDDQGRLVCKASASFFVVDRRQGA